The following are encoded together in the Gordonia insulae genome:
- a CDS encoding GntR family transcriptional regulator: MITPIPVELDRSTPVPLYHQLAQAIEAAIVRGDLTPGDRLENELDMASRLKLSRPTIRQAIQELVDKGVVVRKRGVGTQVVQNPVHRSVELTSLFDDLSTAGMHPTTQLLEYRIGLPDEEIRTELSLPVGAEAVTVKRLRMAGGEPLALMINHLPADICPPAGELESGGLYKGLRGRGVHIRLARQRIGAKAADQDEATLLGDEVGAPLLTMQRTAFDDAGRVVEVGQHAYRADRYFFETTVVDR; this comes from the coding sequence GTGATCACACCCATCCCGGTGGAGCTCGATCGGTCGACGCCGGTTCCGCTGTACCACCAGCTCGCGCAGGCCATCGAGGCCGCGATCGTGCGCGGCGACCTGACACCGGGTGATCGGCTCGAGAACGAACTCGACATGGCGAGCCGGCTCAAGTTGTCCCGGCCGACGATCCGGCAGGCCATCCAGGAACTCGTCGACAAGGGTGTGGTGGTCCGCAAGCGTGGCGTCGGTACCCAGGTGGTGCAGAATCCCGTGCACCGGTCCGTCGAACTGACCAGTCTCTTCGACGACTTGTCCACCGCTGGAATGCATCCCACCACGCAGCTGCTCGAGTACCGGATCGGTTTGCCTGACGAGGAAATTCGTACCGAGCTCTCGCTACCGGTGGGGGCTGAGGCCGTCACGGTCAAGCGCCTGCGCATGGCAGGCGGAGAACCGTTGGCGCTGATGATCAATCACCTGCCCGCCGACATCTGTCCGCCGGCGGGAGAACTCGAGAGCGGTGGTCTGTACAAGGGCTTGCGTGGACGCGGCGTCCACATCCGCCTCGCTCGGCAACGGATCGGCGCTAAGGCGGCCGACCAGGACGAGGCGACATTGCTCGGCGACGAGGTCGGTGCACCGCTGCTCACCATGCAGCGCACCGCATTCGACGACGCCGGCCGGGTCGTTGAGGTCGGCCAGCACGCCTATCGAGCGGACCGATACTTCTTCGAGACGACCGTCGTCGATCGCTGA
- a CDS encoding HNH endonuclease signature motif containing protein, whose translation MTTVSDLPTLTDTLRDLTIDDDLSGRDAFNAMRTILTLRNLIDHHAAHLVATLDRLGVATTHGRKTRELLIVMGYAPAVAARLIRIAGSTTTLPTLHAHAADGAIPAEHIDAITTGITHIATRSPQPVDSEARYTQVSDLLGHYFSGATPAQIAHRAKQLGNDLAATTAGGLPAGQDRTLNTLTHHEDHGRLHIRADRSHDHHIQHWAHNGTTVLDNGCLLCPSCHADIHHNGWDVIIGTDNHPWLIPPATVDPQRTPLPAYNRRTLTLDNLPTAA comes from the coding sequence ATGACCACCGTGTCAGACCTGCCCACCCTCACCGACACCCTGCGCGACCTCACCATCGACGACGACCTGTCCGGCCGGGACGCGTTCAACGCGATGCGCACCATCCTGACGCTACGCAACCTGATCGACCACCACGCCGCACACCTGGTCGCCACCCTCGACCGCCTGGGCGTCGCCACCACCCACGGTCGTAAGACACGAGAACTGTTGATCGTCATGGGCTACGCACCCGCGGTCGCCGCACGCCTGATCCGCATCGCCGGCTCCACCACCACCCTGCCGACCCTGCACGCCCACGCCGCCGACGGCGCCATCCCCGCCGAACACATCGACGCCATCACCACCGGCATCACCCACATCGCCACCCGATCACCCCAACCCGTCGACAGCGAGGCTCGCTACACCCAGGTCAGCGACCTGCTCGGCCACTACTTCTCCGGCGCCACCCCCGCCCAGATCGCACACCGCGCCAAACAACTCGGCAACGACCTGGCCGCCACCACCGCCGGCGGGTTACCCGCCGGACAAGACCGCACCCTCAACACCCTCACCCACCACGAAGACCACGGACGCCTCCACATCCGCGCCGACCGCTCCCACGACCACCACATCCAACACTGGGCCCACAACGGCACAACCGTCCTGGACAACGGCTGCCTACTCTGCCCGTCCTGCCACGCCGACATCCACCACAACGGCTGGGACGTGATCATCGGCACCGACAACCACCCCTGGCTCATCCCACCCGCCACCGTTGACCCCCAACGAACACCCCTACCCGCCTACAACCGACGCACCCTGACCCTCGACAACCTACCCACCGCCGCCTGA
- the rsgA gene encoding ribosome small subunit-dependent GTPase A — protein MSRRTSSYDESDVRIRPGKGTRPRTKTRPRHDDAEDAMVVSVDRGRWGCVIGGDPDRLVVAMRARELGRTPVVVGDQVSVVGDLTGRPDTLARIVKVAERSTVLRRTADDTDPYERIVVANADQLLIVTALADPPPRTGFVERALAAAFVGGLMPILCLTKSDLADPAEFTRAFADLDLPIVLAGQADPLDAVTGMLAGHITALIGHSGVGKSTLVNRLVPDADRATGVVSGVGKGRHTSTQSVALPLPGPARRRGWVIDTPGIRSFGLAHVTPDDIVDAFDDLRDAIEDCPRGCTHLGPPADPECALDQLEGNSYRRAMAVRALLVAVTGSPEADSERMHDPH, from the coding sequence GTGAGCCGCCGCACCTCGAGCTATGACGAATCCGACGTCCGGATACGTCCTGGCAAGGGGACTCGGCCACGCACCAAGACCCGCCCACGTCACGACGACGCCGAGGACGCCATGGTGGTGTCGGTCGATCGTGGCCGCTGGGGGTGCGTCATCGGTGGCGACCCGGACCGTCTGGTGGTGGCGATGCGGGCGCGGGAACTGGGCCGGACCCCGGTCGTCGTCGGCGATCAGGTGTCGGTGGTCGGCGACCTCACCGGACGCCCGGACACGTTGGCGCGCATCGTCAAGGTGGCCGAGCGGTCCACCGTGCTACGCCGCACCGCCGACGACACCGACCCGTACGAGCGGATCGTCGTCGCCAATGCCGATCAGCTCCTCATCGTCACCGCGCTCGCGGATCCCCCGCCGCGCACCGGTTTCGTCGAGCGGGCACTCGCCGCGGCCTTCGTCGGCGGGCTGATGCCCATTCTGTGCCTGACCAAGTCGGACCTCGCCGATCCGGCCGAGTTCACCCGTGCCTTCGCCGATCTCGACCTCCCGATCGTGCTCGCCGGCCAGGCCGACCCGCTCGATGCGGTGACGGGCATGCTCGCCGGTCACATCACCGCACTCATCGGGCATTCCGGAGTCGGCAAGTCGACCCTGGTCAATCGTCTTGTGCCCGATGCCGATCGGGCCACCGGCGTGGTGTCGGGGGTCGGCAAGGGGCGGCACACCTCCACCCAGTCGGTCGCATTGCCACTACCCGGTCCTGCCAGACGAAGGGGCTGGGTGATCGACACCCCCGGCATCCGCTCGTTCGGTCTCGCACACGTGACCCCCGACGACATCGTCGACGCCTTCGACGACCTGCGCGACGCCATCGAGGACTGCCCACGCGGATGCACTCATCTCGGTCCCCCTGCGGACCCGGAGTGTGCGCTCGATCAGTTGGAGGGCAACTCATATCGTCGCGCGATGGCGGTGCGCGCCCTTCTCGTCGCGGTCACCGGTTCACCCGAAGCCGACTCCGAACGCATGCACGACCCGCACTAG
- the aroA gene encoding 3-phosphoshikimate 1-carboxyvinyltransferase, with amino-acid sequence MSIWSAPTVTTPVVATVDLPGSKSITNRAFILAALADGPSTVRGALRSRDTNLMLNGLSALGIGVRVDTADETTITVDPRPVRAADVYCGLAGTVMRFLPPVAAFADGVVGFDGDEQARTRPLATILDALRGLGVEVSGDSLPFTVTGRGSARGGEVTVDASASSQFVSGLLLSAARFDDGVTVRHVGPPVPSTPHIDMTLDMLGTAGVVVDRPESDVWRVAPGPIGAVDWEIEPDLSNAAAFLAAGAVTRGAITVPRWPATTTQPGAQIVDILSEMGCTVERADGALTVTGPDKLTGLAIDLRDIGELTPTVAALCALADGESVLSGIAHLRGHETDRLAALSTEINRLGGDCTETADGLRITPTRMHGAVWESYADHRMATAGALIGLAVQGVTVDDIETTAKTLPDFPGMWQNMIGHV; translated from the coding sequence ATGAGTATCTGGAGTGCACCGACCGTCACCACACCGGTGGTGGCGACCGTGGACCTGCCGGGCTCCAAGTCGATCACCAACCGTGCCTTCATCCTGGCGGCGCTGGCGGACGGACCGTCGACGGTGCGGGGCGCATTGCGCAGTCGCGACACCAATCTGATGCTGAACGGCCTCAGTGCGCTCGGTATCGGCGTCCGCGTCGATACCGCCGACGAGACCACGATCACCGTCGACCCGCGACCGGTACGGGCCGCCGACGTCTACTGCGGCCTCGCCGGCACGGTGATGCGTTTCCTCCCTCCGGTCGCGGCGTTCGCCGACGGTGTCGTCGGGTTCGACGGTGACGAGCAGGCCCGGACCCGGCCCCTCGCGACGATTCTGGACGCGCTACGCGGACTGGGTGTCGAGGTCAGCGGCGACAGCCTGCCGTTCACGGTGACCGGACGCGGGTCCGCTCGTGGCGGCGAGGTCACCGTCGACGCGTCCGCATCATCACAGTTCGTCTCGGGTCTGCTGCTCTCCGCCGCACGGTTCGACGACGGCGTCACCGTCCGCCATGTGGGCCCGCCTGTCCCGTCGACGCCACACATCGACATGACGCTGGACATGCTGGGCACCGCGGGCGTGGTCGTCGATCGGCCCGAGTCCGACGTCTGGCGGGTGGCGCCGGGCCCGATCGGCGCCGTCGACTGGGAGATCGAGCCCGACCTCTCCAACGCTGCCGCGTTCCTGGCGGCCGGGGCCGTCACGCGCGGCGCCATCACGGTGCCCCGGTGGCCGGCGACAACCACTCAGCCCGGCGCACAGATCGTGGACATCCTCTCGGAGATGGGCTGCACCGTCGAACGCGCGGACGGCGCACTGACCGTCACCGGTCCGGACAAACTCACCGGACTCGCCATCGACCTGCGCGACATCGGGGAGCTGACGCCGACGGTTGCGGCCCTGTGTGCGCTCGCCGATGGCGAGTCGGTGCTGTCGGGCATCGCGCACCTGCGTGGCCATGAAACCGACCGGCTCGCGGCGTTGTCGACCGAGATCAATCGCCTGGGCGGCGATTGCACCGAGACCGCCGACGGCCTGCGGATCACGCCGACCCGTATGCACGGGGCGGTGTGGGAGTCCTACGCCGATCACCGCATGGCGACGGCCGGCGCCCTCATCGGGCTCGCGGTCCAGGGTGTGACCGTCGACGACATCGAGACCACCGCGAAGACGCTGCCGGACTTCCCGGGCATGTGGCAGAACATGATCGGGCACGTGTGA
- a CDS encoding VOC family protein codes for MEVLGSRILLRTRDPQRLQQFYRHRLKLAVAREYPGGVVFHAGNGLIEVPGHMSEDVGDGDGADAALWLQVRDIDVTERDLRAADVPIVREARTEPWGLIEMHIADPDQRTIIVVEIPDDHPLRRDTR; via the coding sequence GTGGAGGTCCTCGGCAGCCGGATCCTGCTGCGCACGCGGGATCCGCAACGACTGCAGCAGTTCTATCGACATCGGCTGAAGCTGGCCGTCGCCCGCGAGTACCCCGGAGGCGTGGTGTTCCATGCGGGCAACGGACTCATCGAGGTCCCCGGACACATGAGCGAGGACGTCGGCGACGGCGATGGGGCCGACGCCGCACTGTGGCTGCAGGTCCGCGACATCGACGTCACCGAACGTGACCTGCGGGCGGCGGACGTCCCGATCGTGCGGGAGGCGCGCACCGAGCCGTGGGGACTGATCGAGATGCACATCGCCGATCCCGATCAGCGCACGATCATCGTCGTCGAGATACCGGACGACCACCCGCTGCGCCGGGACACCCGGTGA
- a CDS encoding nucleobase:cation symporter-2 family protein, which produces MAVLDTIRHGKTTPHPVDEIPPLAKLLPLGIQHVLAMYAGAVAVPLIVGGAMVSVGQLEQGDIVHLIMADLFVAGIATILQAVGFWRFGVRLPLMQGVTFAAVGPMITIGTAHGITAIYGSVIACGVFMIAAAPIIGKLIRFFPPLVTGTIILIIGVSLMRVAAGWFGGGTAAGADFGDPKNIAFGFLTLAIIVVIERFAPDTIRRVSILIGLVVGTLISIPFGMANWDAVGENPWVGIPQPFQFGFPTFEISSIIALIIVALVIMTETTGDIVAVGEIVDQKITPQKLADGMRADGLGTVLGGVFNTFPYTAFAQNVGLVAITGVRTRHVATCAGIILVVLGLLPKMAAIVEGIPLPVLGGAGVALFGMVAASGVRTLTKVKFNNTNILVVAISVGVAMLTEAKLYYTDRSLGDSPVNVSLDLYHQFPDWFQTIFHSGISAGALTAILLNILLNPRSTSPDPVDYHNTGEIEVADPTIAGLSASDAVRGAAFDPRDALAAADPDTPPETLRYLAEHDEGLHPFIVTNPSAPKDLCDWIRGLGDPKVTRLFETWDGYTDGGFSRRGS; this is translated from the coding sequence ATGGCGGTTCTCGACACGATCAGACACGGCAAGACCACACCTCATCCGGTGGATGAGATACCGCCGTTGGCGAAGCTCCTCCCGCTCGGCATCCAGCACGTCCTCGCGATGTACGCCGGCGCGGTCGCCGTACCGCTGATCGTCGGCGGTGCGATGGTCAGCGTCGGGCAACTCGAGCAGGGCGACATCGTCCACCTGATCATGGCCGACCTGTTCGTCGCGGGTATCGCGACGATCCTGCAGGCGGTCGGCTTCTGGCGGTTCGGGGTGCGGTTGCCGCTCATGCAGGGCGTCACGTTCGCCGCCGTCGGCCCGATGATCACCATCGGCACGGCCCACGGGATCACCGCCATCTACGGCTCGGTGATCGCGTGTGGCGTCTTCATGATCGCGGCGGCACCCATCATCGGGAAGTTGATCCGCTTCTTCCCACCGTTGGTCACCGGCACCATCATCCTCATCATCGGTGTCTCGCTGATGCGCGTCGCCGCGGGTTGGTTCGGTGGCGGCACCGCCGCGGGTGCCGACTTCGGTGACCCCAAGAACATCGCTTTCGGCTTCCTCACCCTGGCGATCATCGTCGTCATCGAACGATTCGCGCCCGACACGATCCGTCGGGTCTCCATCCTGATCGGTCTCGTCGTCGGCACGCTCATCTCGATCCCGTTCGGCATGGCCAACTGGGACGCCGTCGGTGAGAACCCGTGGGTGGGTATCCCTCAGCCGTTCCAGTTCGGTTTCCCCACGTTCGAGATCAGTTCGATCATCGCGCTGATCATCGTGGCCCTGGTGATCATGACCGAGACCACCGGCGACATCGTCGCCGTCGGTGAGATCGTCGACCAGAAGATCACGCCGCAGAAGCTCGCCGACGGCATGCGCGCCGACGGTCTCGGCACCGTGCTGGGCGGTGTTTTCAACACGTTCCCGTACACCGCGTTCGCCCAGAACGTCGGACTGGTCGCCATCACCGGTGTCCGCACCCGCCACGTCGCCACCTGCGCCGGCATCATCCTCGTCGTCCTCGGACTGCTGCCGAAGATGGCCGCGATCGTCGAGGGCATCCCGCTGCCCGTACTCGGCGGTGCGGGCGTCGCACTGTTCGGCATGGTCGCCGCGAGTGGCGTCCGCACGCTCACCAAGGTCAAGTTCAACAACACCAACATCCTGGTGGTCGCCATCTCGGTGGGCGTCGCGATGCTCACCGAGGCCAAGCTGTACTACACCGATCGCAGCCTCGGTGACTCGCCGGTCAACGTCTCGCTGGACCTGTATCACCAGTTCCCCGACTGGTTCCAGACGATCTTCCACTCAGGCATCTCGGCGGGCGCCTTGACCGCGATCCTGCTGAACATCCTGCTGAACCCGCGCAGCACCTCACCGGACCCCGTCGACTATCACAACACCGGTGAGATCGAGGTCGCCGATCCGACCATCGCCGGGCTGTCCGCCTCGGATGCGGTGCGCGGCGCCGCGTTCGATCCCCGCGACGCCCTCGCCGCCGCCGACCCGGACACGCCGCCCGAGACCCTGCGGTACCTCGCCGAACACGACGAGGGCCTACATCCGTTCATCGTGACCAACCCCTCCGCGCCGAAGGATCTGTGCGACTGGATCCGCGGACTCGGCGACCCCAAGGTGACCCGACTCTTCGAGACGTGGGACGGCTACACCGACGGCGGCTTCTCGCGGCGCGGATCATGA
- a CDS encoding NUDIX domain-containing protein, whose protein sequence is MAQRTTRRSAGLLLFRRREQGIEVLIAHPGGPLWARKDDGAWSIPKGLLEPGEDAEATARREFAEEIGTPPPAGPIVELGDVTLASGKVVTGFAIEGDLDTTTVASNMFEMVWPPKSGRLQSFPEIDRAEWVHPDVARVKLNPAQAEFVDRLVVAVEAADQA, encoded by the coding sequence ATGGCGCAACGGACCACCAGGCGGAGTGCGGGACTCTTGTTGTTCCGACGTCGCGAGCAGGGCATCGAGGTCCTCATCGCGCATCCGGGTGGTCCCCTCTGGGCGCGCAAGGACGACGGTGCGTGGTCGATCCCCAAGGGTCTGCTCGAGCCCGGGGAGGACGCCGAGGCGACCGCGCGCCGCGAGTTCGCCGAGGAGATCGGCACGCCGCCGCCCGCCGGGCCGATCGTCGAGCTCGGCGACGTCACGCTCGCGAGCGGCAAAGTCGTCACCGGGTTCGCGATCGAGGGTGATCTCGACACAACCACCGTGGCCAGCAACATGTTCGAGATGGTGTGGCCACCGAAATCCGGTCGTCTGCAGAGCTTTCCCGAGATCGACCGTGCCGAGTGGGTACACCCCGACGTCGCGCGCGTGAAACTCAATCCTGCGCAGGCGGAGTTCGTCGACCGGCTTGTCGTTGCGGTCGAGGCCGCCGATCAGGCCTGA
- the ykgO gene encoding type B 50S ribosomal protein L36: protein MKVRSSIRSLKNQPGSQVVKRKGRIYVINKQNPRFKARQG from the coding sequence GTGAAGGTGCGTTCCTCGATCCGGTCCCTGAAGAACCAACCTGGATCGCAGGTGGTCAAGCGCAAGGGCAGAATCTACGTCATCAACAAACAGAATCCCCGGTTCAAGGCGCGTCAGGGCTGA
- a CDS encoding TetR/AcrR family transcriptional regulator, which produces MDRSAHDDVPRSAGTTTQLRGDRTRIRILDAAIRVLVDRGYARASTLAIQAEAGVSRGRLLHHYPSRDSLLMAAVDHLARTRIEEMPFQVDWPAEPAERIGPAIDLGWSTFHQPYFVASMELWTAARTNEQLRSALLPTEHRLGPVVRQAVAGFLGPELTARPRYPELYPILLSSMRGVAATYLIDRRDPTTDPHLDLWKAMTATYLL; this is translated from the coding sequence GTGGATCGATCTGCGCACGACGACGTACCCAGGAGCGCGGGAACGACGACACAACTTCGCGGTGACCGTACCCGCATCCGGATTCTCGACGCGGCCATCCGGGTCCTCGTCGACCGCGGGTACGCCCGGGCGAGCACCCTGGCGATTCAAGCCGAGGCGGGGGTCAGCCGCGGTCGGCTCCTGCATCACTACCCGTCGCGCGACAGCCTACTCATGGCCGCCGTCGACCATCTGGCTCGCACGCGCATCGAGGAGATGCCGTTCCAGGTCGACTGGCCCGCCGAGCCCGCGGAGCGGATCGGGCCCGCGATCGACCTCGGCTGGAGCACGTTCCATCAGCCCTACTTCGTCGCATCGATGGAGCTGTGGACGGCCGCCCGCACCAACGAGCAGTTGCGCAGCGCCCTCCTGCCGACCGAACACCGACTCGGGCCCGTCGTCCGGCAGGCGGTCGCGGGATTCCTCGGCCCCGAACTGACCGCGCGCCCACGCTATCCCGAGCTCTACCCGATCCTGCTGTCCAGCATGCGCGGCGTCGCGGCGACCTATCTGATCGACCGCCGAGACCCGACCACCGACCCGCATCTGGATCTGTGGAAGGCCATGACGGCCACCTATCTGCTCTGA
- a CDS encoding hydroxysqualene dehydroxylase, with amino-acid sequence MDDDQDDFSRRSVLKGAAAAAVLAGTAVALPGVRVPSAQAVPRTGGARGRDVAIFGGGMSGLAAAHELIERGFRVTVYEPAYLGGKARSHDVPGTARGGRLPLPGEHGFRFFPGCYQHVTESMERIPLARGGNVKDRHLINVETAVIAFDESGYAPTTAPASIMGFVDHAPAILELDNLRNALTTGLKFVVDVPPHELAYFVTRELIIATSCEERRLGQWEKQSWMQFVKAKGKSSGYQRYLAGALTRALVAAKSHTASARTIGQIGLALATSATGLIGQYDAGLVHGGVDRILNAPTNHAWIDPWVAYLRTRGVTFVMGEGVADFQVSRGRVTGARLRSGGNVAADWYVAAMPLDRLRPLLTPSVVAADPSLARIRRLEDDWMVGIQYFLSRRSDTPPSHIAALGTPWALTGLFQARPWNIDFAKTYGDGRVRDCLSIDISDWEKPGIIYGKPAKQCTKQQIAREVWAQMSRAMNSGGKQILRSEEIVTWSLDPGVTWSPTIANATPLMVNTAGSYQNRPTAPTAIANLFIGGDHVRTNIDLATMEGANESGRRVANAILAAADSPARPAPVHPLWELPVLDPIKAEDRRRYQAGLPHFLDV; translated from the coding sequence ATGGACGACGATCAGGATGACTTCTCCAGGCGGTCAGTGCTGAAGGGTGCGGCCGCGGCAGCCGTGCTCGCCGGCACCGCCGTGGCCTTGCCGGGCGTGAGAGTTCCATCGGCACAAGCGGTTCCGCGCACCGGTGGCGCGCGGGGGCGGGACGTCGCGATCTTCGGTGGCGGGATGTCCGGCCTCGCGGCCGCGCACGAACTGATCGAACGCGGATTCCGCGTGACCGTCTACGAGCCTGCCTATCTCGGCGGCAAGGCGCGAAGCCACGACGTGCCCGGGACCGCGCGCGGAGGTCGTCTGCCACTGCCCGGCGAGCACGGGTTCCGGTTCTTCCCCGGGTGCTACCAACACGTCACGGAGTCGATGGAGCGCATCCCACTCGCTCGTGGCGGGAACGTCAAGGATCGGCACCTGATCAACGTCGAGACCGCGGTCATCGCATTCGACGAGTCCGGGTACGCACCCACCACCGCGCCCGCGTCGATCATGGGATTCGTCGATCACGCACCGGCGATCCTCGAACTGGACAATCTGCGCAACGCCTTGACGACCGGACTGAAGTTCGTCGTCGACGTGCCGCCACACGAACTCGCCTACTTCGTCACACGCGAGCTCATCATCGCGACCAGCTGCGAGGAACGCCGACTCGGACAGTGGGAGAAGCAGTCCTGGATGCAGTTCGTCAAGGCGAAGGGCAAATCGTCGGGCTACCAACGCTATCTGGCCGGCGCACTGACCCGCGCGCTCGTCGCCGCCAAGTCGCACACCGCATCGGCGCGCACCATCGGGCAGATCGGCCTCGCACTCGCCACCTCGGCCACCGGGCTGATCGGACAGTACGACGCCGGTCTCGTCCACGGTGGCGTCGACCGAATCCTCAACGCCCCCACCAATCATGCCTGGATCGACCCGTGGGTGGCATATCTGCGCACCCGCGGGGTCACCTTCGTGATGGGGGAAGGCGTCGCCGACTTCCAGGTGTCCCGCGGCCGGGTCACCGGGGCGCGGCTCCGGTCCGGCGGCAACGTGGCGGCCGACTGGTACGTCGCGGCGATGCCACTCGATCGTCTCCGCCCGCTGCTCACCCCCTCAGTGGTGGCGGCCGATCCCTCGCTCGCACGCATCCGCCGCCTCGAGGACGACTGGATGGTGGGCATCCAGTACTTCCTGTCCCGCCGATCGGACACCCCGCCGAGCCACATCGCCGCACTGGGCACCCCGTGGGCGCTCACGGGGCTGTTCCAGGCCCGGCCGTGGAACATCGATTTCGCCAAGACCTACGGCGACGGTCGTGTGCGGGACTGCCTGTCGATCGACATCTCGGACTGGGAGAAACCCGGGATCATCTACGGCAAGCCCGCCAAGCAGTGCACGAAACAGCAGATCGCCCGGGAGGTGTGGGCCCAGATGAGCCGGGCGATGAACTCCGGGGGCAAGCAGATCCTGCGCAGCGAGGAGATCGTCACCTGGTCGCTGGACCCGGGTGTCACCTGGTCACCGACGATCGCCAACGCCACGCCACTGATGGTCAACACCGCGGGGTCGTATCAGAACCGACCCACCGCGCCCACTGCGATCGCGAACCTCTTCATCGGGGGCGACCACGTACGCACCAACATCGACCTCGCAACCATGGAGGGCGCCAACGAATCCGGGCGTCGGGTCGCCAACGCGATCCTGGCAGCCGCGGACAGTCCCGCCCGGCCCGCGCCCGTGCACCCGCTGTGGGAGTTGCCTGTGCTCGACCCGATCAAGGCGGAGGACCGGCGGCGGTACCAGGCAGGACTCCCGCATTTCCTGGACGTCTGA
- a CDS encoding zinc-binding dehydrogenase, whose protein sequence is MKALVYHGPGRKSWDTVPDPVLQDSTDAIVQMETTTICGTDLHILKGDVPAVTPGRILGHEGVGVVTEVGSACTKVKVGDRVIVSCISKCGTCEYCVAGMTSHCQTVGGIGWIFGHLIDGTQAEYVRVPFADNGLIPLPDGVSPEQGTMLSDILPTGYEIGVLYGAVRRDDVVAVVGVGPVGLAAVMTASAAGAAKVIAVDGNKFRLEQSREFGATDTIDVNAGGDVVAELKELSRGGLGVDVAIEAVGVPVTFGVALDSVRPGGHMANVGVHGESVSFPIERDWINNLTITTGLVNATTAPELLEGIQRGDIAPEKFITHRFTFDQFDEAYETFGNAADEHALKVIIASS, encoded by the coding sequence ATGAAGGCGCTCGTCTACCACGGACCGGGTCGGAAATCGTGGGACACGGTGCCGGACCCCGTGCTGCAGGACTCCACCGATGCGATCGTGCAGATGGAGACGACCACCATCTGCGGGACGGATCTCCACATCCTCAAGGGCGACGTCCCCGCGGTGACGCCCGGGCGAATCCTCGGACACGAGGGCGTCGGCGTGGTCACCGAGGTGGGATCGGCGTGTACGAAGGTCAAGGTCGGCGACCGCGTGATCGTCTCGTGCATCAGCAAATGCGGGACCTGTGAGTACTGCGTCGCGGGCATGACGTCGCACTGTCAGACCGTGGGCGGGATCGGTTGGATCTTCGGCCACCTGATCGACGGCACCCAGGCCGAGTACGTCCGCGTGCCGTTCGCCGACAACGGCCTGATCCCGCTGCCGGACGGGGTGAGCCCCGAGCAGGGCACGATGCTCAGCGACATCCTGCCGACCGGTTACGAGATCGGAGTGCTCTACGGCGCGGTCCGGCGCGACGACGTCGTCGCCGTCGTCGGGGTCGGGCCCGTGGGACTCGCCGCGGTGATGACCGCGTCCGCCGCGGGCGCGGCGAAGGTCATCGCCGTCGACGGCAACAAGTTCCGTCTCGAACAATCCCGCGAGTTCGGCGCCACCGACACCATCGACGTGAATGCCGGCGGTGACGTGGTCGCGGAGCTCAAGGAACTCAGCCGCGGAGGTCTGGGCGTCGACGTGGCCATCGAGGCGGTCGGTGTGCCGGTCACCTTCGGCGTCGCGCTCGACTCGGTCCGGCCGGGCGGGCACATGGCCAACGTCGGCGTGCACGGCGAGAGCGTGTCGTTCCCGATCGAGCGGGACTGGATCAACAATCTGACCATCACCACCGGGCTGGTCAACGCGACCACCGCGCCGGAACTACTCGAGGGCATCCAGCGCGGGGACATCGCACCGGAGAAGTTCATCACGCACCGGTTCACGTTCGACCAGTTCGACGAGGCGTACGAGACGTTCGGCAACGCCGCCGACGAGCATGCCCTGAAGGTGATCATCGCCAGTTCGTGA